Genomic window (Candidatus Saccharibacteria bacterium oral taxon 488):
TGGAGCAAGCATATGTCCTAATTCGTGTGCAATCGTACCAATGGACACGCCACCCACATCGCGCACAAGCGCAACTGGAGGGTGTTTATCGTCATACACGGTTAGACCAGCGTAGTAGTCCTCTTCTGTATCAGCAGAATCGACGATAACCAGTGCCATATCACCTTCTTCAGGAGCATGAGCCTGGCCAATCAGTTGAAGCAGACGCTGACTATAGGCAGGTTGTTTACCATCCTCAGTTATTCGTGTTGTATCAGGCGAGTGACCATCCCGCGTGAACCGCACATTAAGGTATAGATGGCTAGTCGTTAGCGCGATACGCCCAAGAGCATCTCGTACCCCAGAGCTAATTTTTTCAATGCCTTGATGCGGCTCGGCGTTTTCTGGCAATAATTGCACGACGACAACACTTAGCGAGCCCGGCGGCGGAGCTTTTCGCTCGTTATTGTGCTGTATCGGTATATTTTGACCTTGTTCTGATCCTAGGTTTTTTATAGCCTCACCGATAATAGTTCCAGCGCCCAAGCATCCAGCACCAAGCGCCATACCTCCCAAAAAACTGCGACGGCTAACCTTCTCGCCGCTCCCATTTTTCTCTTGGGGGTGCCCAGACTCCAACTCTGGACGCTCAGACTTTGAGGATTCACACATATTTTGCCATTATACCAGCTAATTGTAGGTTTGTCAATAAAACAGGGGCGACCCTTTTGCCATCCCCTGCTTCAGATTATTTTATTGCTATGTCGTCGCTATTTACTATTCAGCTCGACCAGCTTGTCGATCGTCTTGTCGGTGATCATCCGGTTGGCGATGTCACGGTGGACGTTTGGATCATCGAACCGGGCGGCCAGCTTGGCATCCTTGCCGTATTGCTGCTTGAAGGTGGAAATTTGTGCATCAAGCTCCTCGCGGCTAACCTCTACACCCAGCTCCTTTGATAGCTCAGCTAGCACCAGGCCAGCCTTGACCCGCTTTTCGGCCGCCGGGCGAGCCTCTTTTTTCTGCCAATCGGCTTTATCTTTGAAGCCTTGCGCCTTTAGGTACGAGTCCGTCGTCAGGCCGCGATATGACAAATTCTGCATCAGATCTTGTTCAATTGACCGCAGCTGATCGTCGATCAATAGCTCTGGCAGCGCCACCTTGGAGCTATCTGCCAGTTCTGCCACCAGCTCATCCTTGAGTTTCTCCTTGGCCTCGCGCTCTTTTTGCGCAGTGATTTCGCGCTTGATGTCGGCCTTCAGCTCTTTGATGTCGGTGAATGGGCCACACTTGGCGGCAAATTCATCATTGAGCTCCGGTAGCTTCAGCTCATTTACTTTGTGCAGCGTCACGCTAAACACCACCTTGGCGCCAGCCAGATTTTCAGCATGGTAATCCTTCGGAAATTCAAGGTCAAGATCAAATGTCTCGCCGACCTTGTGGCCAACCACGCCCTCTTCAAAGCCGGGGATAAACTGACCACCGCCCAGCTTCAGGGCAAAATCCTTGGCCGAACCGCCGTCAAACGCCACGCCGTCTTTCTTGCCAACAAAGTCGATGATCACCTCATCACCTTCTCGAGCCGCACGCTCGACCTCGGTTTTATCGACGAAATTCTGTTGCATCCGTTCGATAATTTCATCAACGTCTTTGGCCTCAACCTTGACGGCCTGAGGCTTGGCCTTGAGCTTTTTGTAATCGCCTAACTTGACCGGCGGCACAACGGTCGCCTCGGCGGTAAACTCAACTTCTTGATTGGGGACAAATTTCTTGACCTCAACGCTCGGCCGCTCCAGCGCCTGTAATTTCTCGTTCATAAAGGCCTCAGCCACCGCTTTGGACAGGGCGTTGTCTAGCACCTGCTCCTGGAGTGCCATTGGATTGACGTGCTTGGCAGCCACGCTGATCGGCACTTTGCCCTTACGAAATCCCGGCACCTTGAGGTCGCGCGCCATCTTGGTCAGCGCCACCTGCTCAGCCGCATTCAGCTCGTCCGCCCCCAGCGTAATTGTCAAACAAACGTTAGTATCTGATAGTTTCTTTACAGTAGTCTTCATAACTACCTATTATAACAGGGGTAGTACTAAATCTCAAACGCCGCGTCATCATCGCCGTCGTAGCGCCGATCTTTGACCACGCTGATCATGCGCTCGAGGCTGACTTTTTGCTCGGTTGACTCGATGAGGTTTTTGATCGTGTAGACACCCGAAGCGACCTCTTCTTCGCCGACAAACGCCACAAATGGGATATTCTTTTTGAGTGCGGTTTTCAGCTGCTTGTCTAACTTGCGCCCGCTGA
Coding sequences:
- the tig gene encoding trigger factor, whose protein sequence is MKTTVKKLSDTNVCLTITLGADELNAAEQVALTKMARDLKVPGFRKGKVPISVAAKHVNPMALQEQVLDNALSKAVAEAFMNEKLQALERPSVEVKKFVPNQEVEFTAEATVVPPVKLGDYKKLKAKPQAVKVEAKDVDEIIERMQQNFVDKTEVERAAREGDEVIIDFVGKKDGVAFDGGSAKDFALKLGGGQFIPGFEEGVVGHKVGETFDLDLEFPKDYHAENLAGAKVVFSVTLHKVNELKLPELNDEFAAKCGPFTDIKELKADIKREITAQKEREAKEKLKDELVAELADSSKVALPELLIDDQLRSIEQDLMQNLSYRGLTTDSYLKAQGFKDKADWQKKEARPAAEKRVKAGLVLAELSKELGVEVSREELDAQISTFKQQYGKDAKLAARFDDPNVHRDIANRMITDKTIDKLVELNSK